One segment of Ipomoea triloba cultivar NCNSP0323 chromosome 12, ASM357664v1 DNA contains the following:
- the LOC116000003 gene encoding glutathione S-transferase DHAR3, chloroplastic, with protein sequence MSTVKITPSAISLPVTIKQLAYLHRGPRIRTHFSANPTRLRGQGFRRGMVVTAMSPASEPVEVCAKASITIPNRLGDCPFTQRVLLTLEEKHLPYDLKLVDLSNKPEWLFKISPEGKVPVVKIDEKWVPDSDVITQALEEKFPDPSLKTPPEKASVGSKIFSKFIGFLKSKDPADGTEQALVEELTAFNDYLKESGPFINGNEVSAADLSLGPKLYHMEIALGHYKKWSVPDSLIYLKSYMKDIFSRDSFVKTRAVTEDVIEGWRPKVKG encoded by the exons ATGTCGACCGTGAAAATAACACCGTCGGCGATTTCACTTCCTGTCACTATCAAACAACTCGCCTACCTTCACCGCGGACCTAGAATTCGGACTCATTTCTCCGcaaacccgacccgtctcagaGGCCAAGGATTCCGACGAGGCATGGTAGTCACTGCAATGTCTCCGGCATCGGAGCCTGTCGAAGTATGCGCTAAGGCCTCCATCACTATTCCTAACAGGCTAGGCGACT GTCCCTTTACTCAGAGAGTTTTGTTGACTTTAGAGGAAAAACATCTTCCTTATGACTTGAAGCTGGTTGACCTAAGCAACAAACCAGAGTG gcTGTTCAAAATTAGCCCGGAAGGGAAGGTTCCTGTGGTGAAGATTGATGAGAAGTGGGTTCCAGATTCAGATGTTATCACGCAGGCGCTGGAAGAGAAGTTCCCTGATCCATCGCTGAAAACGCCGCCAGAGAAGGCTTCTGT TGGATCAAAGATCTTCTCCAAGTTTATTGGGTTTCTAAAAAGCAAAGACCCTGCTGATGGAACGGAGCAAGCATTAGTAGAAGAGCTGACTGCTTTTAATGATTACCTTAAAGAAAGT GGCCCATTTATCAATGGAAATGAGGTGTCTGCTGCCGACTTGTCTCTAGGACCAAAGCTGTATCACATGGAGATTGCTCTGGGGCACTACAAGAAGTGGTCAGTCCCAGATTCACTTATCTATCTGAAGTCATACATGAAG GACATATTCTCCCGGGATTCCTTTGTCAAAACAAGGGCAGTGACAGAGGATGTAATTGAAGGTTGGAGACCAAAGGTCAAGGGGTAG